In Edaphobacter aggregans, the sequence ATTTTTGCGTACGCACTCTATTATCCGATTGTGGAGTTTCTCAGCTCGACTGCGATGGCGCTGGTTATCTGGCGAGGCGGGTACAGCGTGCTGCATCGCGCGGTGACGCTGGGAGTGCTGATTGCTTTTATGCAGTATGCGCAGAGATTTTTCCGGCCTATCCAGGACCTGAGCGAGAAGTACAACATCCTGCAGGCCGCCATGGCCGCGAGTGAACGCGTCTTTAAGCTGCTGGACTCGGAGCCGGCTATTCTTTCTCCTGCGCGGCCGGTTGGTGGCGATGGCTCGGGCCGCGTCGAGTTCCGGAATGTCTGGTTTACCTATCAGAAGCTCGACGATGCGCAACGTGCCCGCATTGCTGCGGCTTCCGACGATGAATTGAATAGTTACGCCGATATCGAGTGGATACTGCGCGGTGTCAACTTCACCATTGAGCCTGATGAGACTGCCGCCATCGTCGGCCATACTGGTGCGGGTAAGACCACGATTACTGGGCTAATGATGCGGTTTTACGATATTCAGCGTGGGGCGATCTTCGTTGATGGCGTGGACGTCCGCGAGCAGGATTTACAGCAGCTTCGTCGGCGCTTTGGGGTCGTGCTACAGGATCCTTTCCTCTTTACTGGCACGATTGCCGATAATATCCGGCTGGGATCCTCGTGGATTACGGACGCACGGCTTCAGCGTGCTGCGGATGAGGTGAATGTCGGTGACTTCATCCGAACACTGCCGCTACAGTTTGCTGAACCTGTCCGCGAGCGTGGGGCAACGCTTTCGACGGGGCAGAAGCAGCTCATCAGCTTTGCGCGCGCGCTGGCGCATGATCCGGGGATTTTAATTCTCGACGAGGCTACGTCGTCGGTCGATACGGATACAGAACTTCGCGTGCGGCTTGCTCTTTCGCGCATGATTACGGGCCGGACTTCAGTGCTCATCGCGCATCGGCTCTCGACGATTCAACGGGCCGATACGATTCTTGTGATGCACAAGGGGCAGCTTCGCGAACGGGGGACGCATCAACAGTTGCTCGCTCAGCGGGGACTGTACTGGAAACTTTATCAACTGCAATACAAGGATCAGGAGCTTGGCACGGATACGACCGTGTCACTACAGCCGCTTAGCGCTGACTAGTCTCCGCCATGCGTAGCGCATCTTCGACCAATTTTCTGACACGCTTCTCGCGGGCCTCGGGGCTTTGGTAATAAAAGACGCCAAGGAGGTGTCCGCGTCGCTGTGTTAAGGTCATCGCCTCCCAGCCCTTGCGCGCGGCAGGAGTTCCACGGAATGCTACTTCGAGAATCGGCGGGAGGACTTTTTCGCTCTCCATTGTCAGCATGAGGCGTTCGGCCATTTGTTCTACGCGTCGCTGCCTTGCTTCGGGGCTCTTTACGCCTTCGATCCATTTGCCGATCTCCCAGCGGGTAGACTCGCTGAGTCCGGTGAACCATCTTGCTAATGCCTTTTCCGTCTTCAGTAGCTTTGCGAGCTCTGGTGGCATTGCAGGCGAACGCTCTTCAAGGTCAGGAGCGATGCTGAAGTCCACCATTGCACCAACTCTTGCTGCGGCGGCCTTCTGCATCTTTTTGTTGACGAGAAGAAAGTGGCCGCCGCGGTGTGAATCTGCAAAGAGGGATGTGCGGAAGGCCTCGCCGCCGACCTCTACCTTAACGCGCAGCCGCACCATGTTCTTCCATGTCGTCTGGACATCGAACGGAAGGCGGATGATCACCCAGCCCAAGCCACCCTCTAATGGTTCCAGCATTGCGCGGAATCGTTTTGCCGCATTTCCTGCCATGCAATCGCCTCGAGAAAAATCTACACTGGTTCTATCGGGACCACATCCAATCCGCGAATCTTCCTCTCCGCCGGTGAAGCCAGTGGTGACCATTATGGCGCGCAGATCATTGCTGAACTGCGTGGGCGCCATCCGCAGGCGGAGTTTTTTGGCCTTGGCGGCCGGGAGATGGCGGAGGCTGGGCTTGACCGGGTGGTGCGCGCGGAAGATGTGGCGCACATGGGCATCACAGAGGTCATCCGGCATGCGCCGCGTGTCTATGGTTCCTATCGGCGCCTGGTCGCTTCGATTCGGGAGCGACGTCCTGATGTAGCTGTTCTGATTGATTTTCCTGATGTGAATTTTCGACTGGCCCGTGAATTGAAAAAGCTTGATGTTCCAGTTGTTTATTTTGTCAGCCCGCAGCTTTGGGCCTGGAAGCGTAAGCGGCTGCGCTGGGTGCAGGAGCGGGTTAGCCGGATGATGGTTATTTTTCCGTTTGAGGAGCGTTTCTACCGAGCGCGTGGGGTGGATGCGGCTTTTGTTGGGCATCCGCTTGCGGAGCTGCCGCTACCGACCGTGTCTCGGGAAGACTACGCAGTGGAGCAGGGGCTTGATACCACGAAGCAGTGGGTTGCGCTGTTGCCCGGATCGCGCTCCAAAGAGGTACGTGCCAATCTGCCGGTTATGCTTGATGGTGCGTCCTGCCTCGCCGATGATTACGAGTTCCTATTGCCGGTGGCCTCCACGCTGGATGTGGACTGGATAAAAGCCCAGATTAAGCATTGGTTGTCACCCTACGAGCGCAACACGCCGCCAGCGCTGTCCAACCTCCATCTTGTTCCCGACGCTCGCGAGGCGCTGCACCATGCCAGTGCTTCCGTTGTGGCGAGCGGGACGGCTACAGTGCAGGCTGCGGTCATCGGTAATCCGTTTGTGGTCGTGTACCGGGTGTCTCCGCTGACCTTTAGGCTTGCGAAGCAGCTTGTCCGGTATCCGGCTGAGATTCCCGCGCAGGAGGACGTCTACGGCAATCTGCCTATCGCCATGGTCAACCTTATTGCTGGACGGCGAGTGGTGTCGGAGCTGATTCAGCAGCAGTTTACGGCTGCCGGGGTCGCCGACGCGCTACGTCCCCTGCTCGCCGACACGTCTGAGCGCGCCCGGATGATTGCTGATCTGGCCGAAGTCCGCCGGATGCTGGTGCCTCCGGGTGGTTCCGGCTCTATCCGGCGGGTTTGCGACGCGGTTGAAGCTTTGATGGGGCAGGAGATACCCCGGAGTGGCCGAATTCCGATCCCCAGCGTCTAATAGGCTGACGGCAGTACCATAGTCATTTGAGGACCTTTGCCCGTATGTACCCTTTTGTCCGGCACCTTCGCCTTACGGTTGCGACCTTGTCCTGCTGCATCCTTACAGCCACTGTCTGGGCGGCTCCGGCCAAGCCGCAGCTGCAGGTCACCGGTTATGTGATCAATGCCGAGCTCGATCCAGCGGCGAATAAGCTCTCGGCGACTGCTGTGGTTAGCTTTACGGCACTTGAGGACCTGACGGCGCCTGTATTCGAGCTCAATAATGGCCTGCAGATCAGCAAGGTCACTGATGCCAACAAGAAACCTCTGGAGGCTGAACGACTTACCAACAACTCCACCGTGCGGTTCAATCTGGCTACGCCCATCCCTAAGGGCAGCAGCACCTCGTTCACGTTCGAGTATGCGGGTACGCTGAAGGGGGCGGAGACCAGCCCGGTTGAGGGCATCAAGCTCGCCTCGGTCGAGGATCCGATTAGTATTCTGCTTTACGCTGGGCGGTGGTTCCCAATGGTAGGGTTGTTCACCAATCGCTTCACTGCGGAGATGCATATCCGCGTTCCGGGTAATGAGCGGGTGATTGGCAGTGGCAGCGGCGTGGCTGCACAGAAGAGTTTGCCCGGCAACAAGACCGAGTACACCTTCAACTGGAGCAAGCCTGGATTCCCCGGGACCATCATTGCCGGGAAGTTTATTGACCC encodes:
- a CDS encoding ABC transporter ATP-binding protein — translated: MADQKKAKDSEKEPAKKPPQDDDVVGKAYDGRLMRRLLIYLRPYKLQTILSAFAIFFKAGSDVLGPYLVKVAVDTYMTDATPAKLSWLARHLSPTPITGITQIAALYLGALLLTFALEFMQTYLMQWTGQKIMFDLRSQIFRHLQRMHPAFFDHNPVGKLVTRVTSDVDALNEMFTSGVLAIFEDVFVLAFIVIIMLRMNWPLALLTISVIPAILYVTRIFRRHVRDSYRRQRAATAHINSFTQEYVSGMSVVQLFNRERRAFNDFSAVNAQNKKAWGDAIFAYALYYPIVEFLSSTAMALVIWRGGYSVLHRAVTLGVLIAFMQYAQRFFRPIQDLSEKYNILQAAMAASERVFKLLDSEPAILSPARPVGGDGSGRVEFRNVWFTYQKLDDAQRARIAAASDDELNSYADIEWILRGVNFTIEPDETAAIVGHTGAGKTTITGLMMRFYDIQRGAIFVDGVDVREQDLQQLRRRFGVVLQDPFLFTGTIADNIRLGSSWITDARLQRAADEVNVGDFIRTLPLQFAEPVRERGATLSTGQKQLISFARALAHDPGILILDEATSSVDTDTELRVRLALSRMITGRTSVLIAHRLSTIQRADTILVMHKGQLRERGTHQQLLAQRGLYWKLYQLQYKDQELGTDTTVSLQPLSAD
- a CDS encoding YdeI/OmpD-associated family protein, whose protein sequence is MAPTQFSNDLRAIMVTTGFTGGEEDSRIGCGPDRTSVDFSRGDCMAGNAAKRFRAMLEPLEGGLGWVIIRLPFDVQTTWKNMVRLRVKVEVGGEAFRTSLFADSHRGGHFLLVNKKMQKAAAARVGAMVDFSIAPDLEERSPAMPPELAKLLKTEKALARWFTGLSESTRWEIGKWIEGVKSPEARQRRVEQMAERLMLTMESEKVLPPILEVAFRGTPAARKGWEAMTLTQRRGHLLGVFYYQSPEAREKRVRKLVEDALRMAETSQR
- the lpxB gene encoding lipid-A-disaccharide synthase is translated as MFLSAGEASGDHYGAQIIAELRGRHPQAEFFGLGGREMAEAGLDRVVRAEDVAHMGITEVIRHAPRVYGSYRRLVASIRERRPDVAVLIDFPDVNFRLARELKKLDVPVVYFVSPQLWAWKRKRLRWVQERVSRMMVIFPFEERFYRARGVDAAFVGHPLAELPLPTVSREDYAVEQGLDTTKQWVALLPGSRSKEVRANLPVMLDGASCLADDYEFLLPVASTLDVDWIKAQIKHWLSPYERNTPPALSNLHLVPDAREALHHASASVVASGTATVQAAVIGNPFVVVYRVSPLTFRLAKQLVRYPAEIPAQEDVYGNLPIAMVNLIAGRRVVSELIQQQFTAAGVADALRPLLADTSERARMIADLAEVRRMLVPPGGSGSIRRVCDAVEALMGQEIPRSGRIPIPSV